CGTGCGCCGCACCCTGCCCATCCGTGCGCTGCTGCTGCTGCTGGGGCTGGTCAGTCTGGTCGGGATGCCCTACGCCGTGCTCATGCCCATCTTCGCCGACCAGGTCCTGCACGGGGGAGCGCGCGCCCTGGGACTGTTGATGGGAGCGGCCGGAGTGGGCGCTCTCATCGGCGCCCTCACCCTGGCGGCGCGCACGCAGCTGCGCGGGCTGGGGACCTGGGTGGCGGTCTCCTCGCTGAGCTTCGGCGCCGGCCTGATCCTGTTCTCCTATTCGCGCTGGTTCTGGGCCTCGCTGCTGCTGCTGGTGCCGGTGGGTTGCGCCCTGATGGTGCAGATGGCCTCGTCGAACACGCTCATCCAGGCCATGGTGCCCGACCAGTTGCGCGGCCGCGTGATGGCGGTCTACACCATGATGTTTCTGGGCATGGCGCCGCTGGGGGCGCTATTCGCGGGGGCGCTGGCCGAGCGCCTGGGCGCGCCCCTCACCCTAGCCCTGGGCGGCTTGGGGTGCATCGCGGGAGCGGCGACGTTCTGGGCACGCTGGCCCGCCCTCCGGGTAGAGGCGCGGCAGATGATCGTGGCCCAGGGCCTGGCGGGCGGAGACCCTGCGGAAGAGATCTCGACCACGCGCAGCGCGTCGTGAGCAGGTCGCACTTTCCTCTTAACGCCAGATCTGGTCCAGGGCGCGCTGGAAGTTCGCGCCCAGGATGCCGGCGATGTCGCTGTCGGAGTAGCCGCGGCGCAGCAAGCCTTCCGTGAGATCGAAGACGCGCTGGGGATGGTTGAGGCCGTCGATGTCGCCGCGGCCATGGAAGGCGGGGCTCGACTTGTAGCCGGTGAGCATCTTGGCGCGCAGCGCTGGGGGCAGCGCGTCGTAGCCGTCCAGATCGATGTCGCTGCCCATGCCGACGTATTCCACCCCGACCAGCCGGGCCACGTGGTCCACGTGGTCGAGCACGTCGTCGAGCGTGACCGGCTCCGCCGCCTTCACGAACATGCGCACCCCGGTGATGCCGATGACGCCGCCGCCCGCGGCCAGCTTGCGGATCTCCTCGTCGCTCTTGTTGCGGGGATGGGGATTGAGGGCGCGGCAGTCGGCGTGGGTGAAGAGCACGGGGCGGCGCGAGGCCGCCAGCGCGTCCAGGGTGGTGCGGTCGCCGCAGTGGGAGAGATCGATCGCCATGCCCTCCTGGTTCATGCGCGCCACCACCTCGGCGCCGAAGGCGGTGAGGCCGGTGTCGGGGCGGGACTCGTAGCCGCAGCCCAGGCGGTTGGGCAGGTTGTAGGTGAGCTGCGAGACGCGCTGGCCCAGATCGAAGAAGAGGGGGATGTCCTCGACCGTGCGGAAGTGGTCGGCGCCCTGCAGCCCCAGCAGGATGCCGACCTTGCCCGCGCGCTTGACCTCGGCCAGGAGGCCGGGGTCGGTGATGCGCAGGAACTCGCCGGCGTGCGCCAGGATGAAGCGGTTCCAGGCGTGGAAGACCTTCTGCGCGTCGTCGAAGGGATCGCCGCGGCGCGTCCCCCAGCCGATGTGGAAGACGCTGATGCCGGACTCCCGGTAGCGCGCGAAGTCTTCCGCGGTGAAAGTCTCGGGCCGCGAGAACCAGGTGACGGTGGAATGGTCGGGGCCGCCCAGCACGTCGGGATAGGCGCCCAGCTTGAACTGGCTGAGCATGTCGATGACCAGGGAGCGCGCGACCAGCTCCCGGCAGCGGGCCGAGTATTCCCGCGTCGAAAAAGCAAAGAGGCGGAAGCGCCCGCGGTTGAGGAAGGGCGCACCCACCGACATTGCCGCGGCCGCCCCGGCTGTCTTCAGCCATTGCCTGCGATTCATCCCTGCACCCTGCCCGCATAGTGTAAGCTACAAAGTTTTCTCCGGGGCCGGCACGGCCCCGGAGAAGCCATCCTTTCTTCGAGGAGCACGCATGAAGCGCTTGAGCGCACTCTTTCTGGCCTCCATCCTGCTGGGCCCGCTGGCGGCGCAGG
The genomic region above belongs to Terriglobales bacterium and contains:
- a CDS encoding membrane dipeptidase, giving the protein MNRRQWLKTAGAAAAMSVGAPFLNRGRFRLFAFSTREYSARCRELVARSLVIDMLSQFKLGAYPDVLGGPDHSTVTWFSRPETFTAEDFARYRESGISVFHIGWGTRRGDPFDDAQKVFHAWNRFILAHAGEFLRITDPGLLAEVKRAGKVGILLGLQGADHFRTVEDIPLFFDLGQRVSQLTYNLPNRLGCGYESRPDTGLTAFGAEVVARMNQEGMAIDLSHCGDRTTLDALAASRRPVLFTHADCRALNPHPRNKSDEEIRKLAAGGGVIGITGVRMFVKAAEPVTLDDVLDHVDHVARLVGVEYVGMGSDIDLDGYDALPPALRAKMLTGYKSSPAFHGRGDIDGLNHPQRVFDLTEGLLRRGYSDSDIAGILGANFQRALDQIWR
- a CDS encoding MFS transporter, which codes for VRRTLPIRALLLLLGLVSLVGMPYAVLMPIFADQVLHGGARALGLLMGAAGVGALIGALTLAARTQLRGLGTWVAVSSLSFGAGLILFSYSRWFWASLLLLVPVGCALMVQMASSNTLIQAMVPDQLRGRVMAVYTMMFLGMAPLGALFAGALAERLGAPLTLALGGLGCIAGAATFWARWPALRVEARQMIVAQGLAGGDPAEEISTTRSAS